The proteins below are encoded in one region of Haladaptatus sp. R4:
- a CDS encoding 30S ribosomal protein S8e gives MKDQGRSTRKRTGGRLKPFHKKKKHELGRQPTETQVGEPRFRTTDARGRNSKIRALTTNVANVTDGGETVSATIQDVLENGANPNYARRNIITKGAVIVTNEGKARVTSRPGQTGQVNAVAVDDE, from the coding sequence ATGAAAGACCAAGGACGCTCCACGCGAAAGCGAACCGGTGGACGACTAAAGCCCTTCCACAAGAAGAAAAAGCACGAACTCGGCCGTCAGCCCACCGAAACACAGGTCGGCGAACCGCGTTTCCGCACCACGGACGCCCGTGGCCGTAACTCGAAGATTCGCGCGCTCACGACCAACGTCGCCAACGTGACCGACGGCGGCGAAACGGTCAGCGCGACGATTCAGGACGTGCTCGAAAACGGCGCGAACCCGAACTACGCCCGCCGTAACATCATCACGAAGGGTGCGGTCATCGTCACGAACGAGGGCAAGGCCCGCGTGACCTCCCGTCCCGGCCAGACCGGACAGGTCAACGCCGTCGCCGTCGACGACGAATAA
- a CDS encoding DUF2240 family protein has translation MSLRIAVATPFQQQGRERMRESEFVVSLSLDRDWFSPDQAKRLVDVASSQGLLSHDDDELVAEFDPSTVEIPEEFVPDESLLQEQSTFEKVLDKTVAHGTTKQTAVAEINELQRNAGITVEAAAVVYARKKGIDVNTEATEALSDLKT, from the coding sequence ATGAGTCTGCGGATAGCAGTCGCAACGCCGTTTCAGCAGCAGGGGCGCGAACGCATGCGTGAGAGCGAGTTTGTGGTCTCGCTGTCGCTCGACAGGGACTGGTTTTCGCCCGACCAAGCGAAGCGCCTCGTTGACGTCGCCAGCAGTCAGGGATTGTTGTCACACGACGACGACGAACTCGTCGCGGAGTTCGACCCCTCGACAGTCGAGATTCCCGAGGAGTTCGTTCCCGACGAGAGCCTCTTGCAGGAGCAATCGACCTTCGAGAAGGTGCTCGACAAGACCGTCGCACACGGGACGACCAAACAGACCGCCGTCGCCGAAATCAACGAACTCCAGCGGAACGCCGGAATCACCGTCGAGGCCGCCGCGGTCGTCTATGCGCGGAAGAAAGGTATCGACGTGAACACCGAAGCGACCGAGGCGCTCTCGGATCTCAAAACGTAA
- the pstC gene encoding phosphate ABC transporter permease subunit PstC yields MSGTNDAETTRTALTTTDEGVAMDSAFRTLTLLAGLVIVGIIVVILGSLLLRAMPSIEQFGVGFLTSASWNSTKEQFGALPFISGTVLTSFMALILGAPVSIGIAVLLTQYTKGIVRETFVFLVELVAAIPSVIYGLWGLLFFAPIVDKYVIPAINATPLGVLPIFGQQSYSYNMLLASLVLALMITPIIASFSRESLIRVPTDQRDAGIALGLTRWEVITGVVLPYARTGIISAIILGLGRAIGETMAVTMLIGNKYQVTADFFSPGATMSSLLANEFNQSPSVLHNSALFEVGLVLFLVAFVVNSFARLAITRLSHEGSS; encoded by the coding sequence ATGTCCGGAACGAACGACGCCGAAACGACGCGGACGGCATTAACCACGACCGACGAGGGCGTGGCGATGGATTCCGCGTTCCGAACGCTTACGCTTTTGGCCGGTTTGGTCATCGTCGGGATTATCGTCGTCATCCTCGGTTCTCTGTTGCTTCGAGCGATGCCGTCGATAGAACAGTTCGGTGTAGGCTTTCTCACCTCCGCCAGTTGGAACTCGACCAAAGAGCAGTTCGGAGCGCTTCCGTTCATCAGCGGAACGGTGCTCACCAGCTTCATGGCGCTCATTCTCGGCGCGCCAGTGAGTATCGGTATCGCCGTCCTGCTCACCCAGTACACGAAAGGAATCGTCCGGGAGACGTTCGTCTTCCTCGTCGAACTGGTCGCCGCAATCCCGAGCGTGATCTACGGCCTCTGGGGATTGCTGTTCTTCGCGCCCATCGTCGATAAGTACGTCATCCCCGCCATCAACGCGACGCCGCTGGGCGTGCTTCCCATCTTCGGGCAGCAGTCCTACAGCTACAACATGCTGCTCGCGTCGCTCGTCCTGGCACTCATGATAACGCCCATCATCGCATCGTTCAGTCGGGAGTCGCTCATCCGCGTCCCGACGGACCAGCGCGATGCAGGCATCGCACTCGGGTTGACGCGCTGGGAGGTCATCACCGGCGTCGTTCTTCCGTACGCGCGCACGGGAATCATCTCCGCTATCATCCTCGGTCTCGGCCGTGCAATCGGTGAAACCATGGCCGTGACCATGCTCATCGGGAATAAGTATCAGGTGACCGCGGACTTCTTCAGTCCCGGCGCGACGATGAGTTCGCTCCTCGCGAACGAGTTCAACCAGAGTCCGAGCGTACTCCACAACTCGGCGCTGTTCGAAGTCGGCTTGGTGTTGTTCCTCGTCGCGTTCGTCGTGAACAGCTTTGCTCGGCTTGCAATCACCCGTCTCTCACACGAGGGGTCGAGCTAG
- a CDS encoding phosphate uptake regulator PhoU has product METRKVQVTGGSTYTVSLPKSWATENDVEAGSVVEFYPESDSLLLTPKNERGQLEGSIDITNLQDEELRRAVFTMYVSGFDIITLEATRITTEQRRTISAATQSLVGLEVLEETGNKVVIQDLLDSSELSIHNAVTRMRLIALSMLEDAVTALAENDNDIARDVIERDEDVDRLWFVVSRIFRATLRTAKATEELGMSREVCFDYHSSARQLERIADHAAKIGQLTLQLPEIDDEVIESYEALHEDSTAVIDEAMDALLTDDSEEATELANDARESILDIDEHARAIDKLLRKQDPQQAQLLGLVVDSLSRCADYGGNIAETALQKAAPRP; this is encoded by the coding sequence ATGGAGACGCGCAAGGTGCAGGTAACTGGCGGTTCGACGTACACCGTTTCGCTTCCGAAGTCGTGGGCGACGGAGAACGACGTCGAGGCAGGGAGCGTCGTCGAGTTCTATCCCGAATCGGATTCGCTGTTGCTCACGCCGAAGAACGAACGCGGGCAACTGGAAGGCTCGATCGACATCACGAACCTTCAGGACGAGGAACTCCGGCGAGCGGTGTTCACGATGTACGTGAGCGGGTTCGACATCATCACGCTGGAGGCGACTCGGATCACCACCGAGCAGCGCCGTACGATCAGCGCCGCAACCCAGAGCCTCGTCGGACTGGAAGTCCTCGAAGAAACGGGGAACAAGGTCGTAATTCAGGACTTGCTGGACTCCTCGGAACTGTCGATCCACAACGCGGTCACGCGCATGCGACTCATCGCCCTCTCGATGCTCGAAGACGCCGTCACCGCGCTCGCGGAGAACGACAACGACATCGCCCGCGACGTGATCGAGCGCGACGAGGACGTGGACCGCCTCTGGTTCGTCGTCTCGCGTATCTTCCGGGCGACGCTTCGCACGGCGAAGGCGACGGAGGAACTCGGCATGTCCCGCGAGGTGTGTTTCGACTACCATTCGAGCGCCCGACAGCTCGAACGCATCGCCGACCACGCCGCCAAAATAGGCCAGCTCACGCTTCAGCTCCCCGAGATAGACGATGAAGTCATCGAGAGCTACGAGGCGCTGCACGAGGATTCGACGGCCGTCATCGACGAGGCGATGGACGCCCTGCTCACGGACGACAGCGAGGAGGCGACGGAGTTGGCGAACGACGCGCGAGAGTCCATTCTCGACATCGACGAACACGCGCGCGCGATCGACAAACTCCTGCGCAAGCAGGACCCACAACAGGCACAACTGCTCGGACTGGTGGTCGACTCGCTCTCTCGGTGTGCCGACTACGGCGGCAACATCGCCGAGACTGCGCTCCAAAAGGCCGCGCCGCGCCCGTAG
- a CDS encoding ZIP family metal transporter codes for MALTTLETVALGTVAGGTVYLGLPVARFSVSNRTTHILNGGAIGVLLFLLVDILHGALEPVEEAIEVTAETGTLHVALPLALLIGFTGSIVGLAWFNDRYVGSQSNPQTTALMVAVGIGFHNFSEGLAIGQSAATGAISLAAVLIIGFALHNVTEGFGIAAPLTNTESSAFQLVTLGLIAGGPTFLGTIIGQSWTSPAASVLFLALAGGALIYVIQELFCIDRRGLARSVLFSAVAAGFLVGFATELAVYLSMGG; via the coding sequence ATGGCGCTTACGACGCTGGAAACGGTCGCACTCGGAACTGTCGCTGGTGGGACAGTCTATCTCGGGTTGCCGGTCGCACGATTTTCCGTTTCGAATCGAACCACTCATATTCTCAACGGCGGCGCAATCGGTGTTCTCCTGTTTCTTCTCGTAGACATCCTCCACGGCGCACTCGAACCCGTAGAGGAAGCCATCGAGGTAACCGCCGAGACCGGAACCCTTCACGTTGCGCTCCCCCTCGCGCTTCTGATCGGCTTCACGGGAAGTATCGTTGGCCTCGCTTGGTTTAACGACCGCTACGTCGGTTCACAGTCGAATCCACAGACGACCGCGCTGATGGTGGCCGTCGGTATCGGATTTCATAACTTCAGCGAAGGGCTCGCCATCGGTCAATCGGCAGCGACGGGTGCGATATCACTCGCAGCGGTGCTTATCATCGGCTTCGCCCTCCACAACGTTACCGAGGGATTCGGTATCGCTGCTCCGTTGACGAATACCGAGAGTTCGGCATTCCAACTGGTGACCCTCGGACTGATCGCTGGAGGACCGACGTTTCTCGGTACCATTATCGGACAGAGCTGGACGTCGCCAGCGGCGTCAGTCCTCTTTCTCGCTCTCGCGGGAGGTGCACTCATCTACGTCATTCAGGAACTCTTCTGCATCGACCGTCGTGGCCTTGCTCGCAGCGTCCTGTTTTCCGCGGTTGCAGCGGGATTCCTCGTTGGCTTCGCTACCGAACTCGCCGTCTATCTCTCGATGGGGGGCTGA
- the pstA gene encoding phosphate ABC transporter permease PstA, producing the protein MSFETTGKRHRYRKMKARVMVGLCVIALLLAIVPLGAVLFMIATKGLSMLSLEFITTLPQSPMAGDGGGGVQNAIIGTFWVVLVSCLFSIPIGILSGIYLNEYGDNRIGQTVRFTTEVLSGLPSIIAGVVVYGIVVVAMGGVTAFAGGIALSLLAIPWITVATEDALGLVPQAHRDASLALGVNRTHTTLWIVLPSALGGVITGTMLAVARVAGETAPLIWTAGFSKFEFHGVFDQTATLSILIYNYATSPYDAWHNVAWGAAVLLVGLILVTNILARAIWAVKRRSMEGSR; encoded by the coding sequence ATGTCCTTCGAAACCACCGGCAAACGACATCGGTACCGGAAGATGAAGGCCCGCGTGATGGTCGGTCTCTGCGTCATCGCGCTCCTGTTGGCCATCGTCCCGCTCGGAGCCGTCCTCTTCATGATCGCCACGAAGGGGCTCTCGATGCTCTCGCTGGAGTTCATCACGACGCTCCCGCAATCCCCGATGGCGGGTGACGGCGGCGGCGGTGTCCAGAACGCGATCATCGGTACCTTCTGGGTCGTCTTGGTCTCCTGTCTGTTCAGCATCCCCATCGGTATCCTCTCGGGAATTTATCTCAACGAATACGGCGACAATCGCATCGGACAGACCGTCCGATTCACCACGGAAGTCCTGTCTGGACTCCCGTCCATCATCGCCGGTGTCGTCGTTTACGGCATCGTCGTCGTCGCCATGGGCGGCGTTACCGCGTTCGCCGGTGGGATCGCACTGAGCCTCCTCGCCATCCCGTGGATAACGGTCGCGACCGAGGACGCGCTCGGATTGGTTCCGCAGGCACACCGTGACGCCAGCCTCGCACTCGGCGTGAACCGGACCCACACCACCCTCTGGATCGTGCTGCCGTCAGCGTTGGGCGGCGTCATCACCGGAACGATGCTCGCAGTGGCTCGTGTGGCTGGTGAGACGGCACCGCTGATCTGGACGGCCGGGTTCTCGAAGTTCGAGTTCCACGGCGTGTTCGACCAGACCGCGACGCTGTCGATTCTCATCTACAACTACGCCACCTCGCCGTACGATGCGTGGCACAACGTCGCATGGGGAGCCGCCGTTCTCCTCGTCGGCCTCATCCTCGTGACGAACATCCTCGCACGAGCGATCTGGGCAGTCAAACGGCGTTCAATGGAGGGTAGTCGATAA
- the pstS gene encoding phosphate ABC transporter substrate-binding protein PstS yields MSGKSSGGVSRRKFLAATGTTGALALAGCSSLGGSGGSSSLDAAGSSFVAPLMNKWADEYNKKNDVEVNYRSIGSGAGVSNLMDKTVVFAGSDAPLSKDQYKKVQKEGGCVHIPESLGAIAPVFSVEGVDSLKITGEVLADIFLGNITKWNDSKLKKLNPDANLPSANITVAHRSDASGTTYGFTGYLSQVSSKWKSQIGQTETPSWPVGVGGKGNEGVSAAMKKQKNAIGYVELTYAKQNDLDVFKMKNKSGKFVEASPEGVSAAASGAANDLPKGTDDWSDVSISNAPGEKSWPISTFTYVIMYKDFGKAYEDSSKEEMKKALKFVKWAVNDGQQYAPKLHYPKLPSPAAKLDNSTLKNMTFNGDTVL; encoded by the coding sequence ATGTCAGGCAAGTCGTCAGGCGGTGTTTCACGGCGGAAGTTCCTCGCGGCAACGGGAACGACGGGCGCACTCGCGCTTGCGGGATGTAGTAGTCTCGGTGGATCAGGTGGCTCATCCTCCCTCGACGCTGCGGGTTCGTCGTTCGTCGCCCCACTGATGAACAAGTGGGCGGACGAGTACAACAAGAAAAACGATGTCGAGGTCAACTACCGTTCCATCGGATCCGGTGCCGGTGTGAGCAACCTGATGGACAAGACGGTCGTGTTCGCGGGTTCGGACGCGCCGCTCAGCAAGGACCAGTACAAGAAGGTCCAGAAGGAAGGCGGCTGTGTCCACATCCCCGAAAGTCTCGGTGCGATTGCACCCGTGTTCAGCGTCGAGGGCGTGGACAGCCTCAAGATCACCGGCGAAGTCCTCGCCGATATCTTCCTCGGCAACATCACAAAGTGGAACGACTCGAAGCTGAAGAAACTCAACCCCGACGCCAACCTCCCGAGCGCGAACATCACGGTCGCACACCGTTCGGACGCGTCCGGGACGACGTACGGCTTTACCGGCTACCTCAGTCAGGTTAGCAGCAAGTGGAAGAGCCAAATCGGACAGACCGAAACCCCTAGCTGGCCGGTCGGTGTCGGTGGCAAAGGGAACGAGGGCGTCTCGGCGGCGATGAAGAAGCAGAAGAACGCCATCGGGTACGTCGAACTCACCTACGCCAAGCAGAACGACCTCGACGTCTTCAAGATGAAGAACAAGTCCGGAAAGTTCGTCGAAGCGTCCCCGGAAGGCGTCTCGGCGGCGGCGTCCGGCGCGGCGAACGACCTCCCGAAAGGAACGGACGACTGGTCGGACGTCTCCATCAGTAACGCCCCCGGCGAGAAATCGTGGCCCATCTCGACGTTCACGTACGTCATCATGTACAAGGACTTCGGCAAGGCCTACGAGGATTCCTCGAAGGAGGAGATGAAGAAGGCGCTCAAGTTCGTCAAGTGGGCAGTCAACGACGGCCAACAGTACGCGCCGAAACTCCACTACCCGAAACTGCCCAGTCCTGCTGCCAAGCTGGACAATTCGACGCTTAAAAACATGACCTTTAATGGCGACACGGTGCTTTAA